A window of Maioricimonas rarisocia genomic DNA:
GATGCCGAGGATGTTCTTGAACTGGTTGACGCTGCGGATCGGCCGTCCCGCGAAGGAGATCAGTTCATCGCCGCTGCGCAGCCCCCGACGAAACGCTTCGGACTGTTCGAGGATCGAGGCCACGCCGACGGTCCCGTCCGAGCGGCTGACGACGGTCGCTCCCAGCGTCGCATGGTCGACAATCCGGCCACTCCGCAGGTGATCCATGAAGTTCATCACCTGGTTGATCGAGATGGCATAGCCGGCGCCGACGTTGACGCGGCCCCGCTTTTCGACCGAGATCCGTCCGTTGATGCCGATCAGTTCGCCCGCTTCGTTGAACAGCGGACCGCCCGAGTTGCCAGGGTTGATTGACGTGTCGACCTGGATGCAGTCGGTGTACTCGAGAAACGTTCCGGCCGGGTACTGGTAGCGGTGCACGCCGCTCACCATGCCGAACGTCACGGTCGGTTGAAAGTCGGTCGCCAGCAGGAACGGATTCCCCAACGCATAGGCCCAGTCGCCGACGCGAACGGAGTCGCTGTTGCCGATGGTCGCATGCGGGAAGTCCTCGCGGCCGAGCAGACGGATCAGGGCGACGTCGCCCGTCGGGTCGATGCCGACGAGCACGGCGTCATAGACCTGGCCATCGTTCAGGCCGCATTTCATGAAGCTGCCCGCGCCCTGAACGACGTGGAAGTTGGTGACGGCATAGCCATCTGCGGTGACCAGCACGCCCGAGCCACCTCCCTGGCCGCCAGCCGCGAAGATGGCAACAACCGAGGGGGCGATCCGCTCGATCAACGCGACACGCTCGGTCTGAGCGTCCCGTACGGCCGGATCGACCGCCGCATCGGCCCGTATGCCGCCGATGAGTGGCAGCAGCAGGGCAGCGGCAAGGAGTGGGATTCGTTGACTCATTCTCGTGGACCTCTTTGCGAGGGAGGCCGGAAAGGAGCCGGCCCGTTCCATTGTATCGTGATCGCATGTTGCGGCCTGTGGGGCCGCCTGCGGATGCAAAACGGAGGATGCTGTTACTTCAGGACGCGCGCCTCGGCGAAGCCGAGGTGCTCGCAATGACCG
This region includes:
- a CDS encoding S1C family serine protease; this encodes MSQRIPLLAAALLLPLIGGIRADAAVDPAVRDAQTERVALIERIAPSVVAIFAAGGQGGGSGVLVTADGYAVTNFHVVQGAGSFMKCGLNDGQVYDAVLVGIDPTGDVALIRLLGREDFPHATIGNSDSVRVGDWAYALGNPFLLATDFQPTVTFGMVSGVHRYQYPAGTFLEYTDCIQVDTSINPGNSGGPLFNEAGELIGINGRISVEKRGRVNVGAGYAISINQVMNFMDHLRSGRIVDHATLGATVVSRSDGTVGVASILEQSEAFRRGLRSGDELISFAGRPIRSVNQFKNILGIYPKGWKLPLSYRRDGERHDIYVRLRGLHSKAEISGGPQRPQPQPQPQPGPEDEDGEPRPQPRLPDPFHRQPKAEPPAEYAHMFEERAGYANYYFNRIERERLVSTLEPWGDFTGQNGLWEIVGSVRGGESFHFKLGDELLAVQTGNDVALQRLDEDFADVPEGTGGLLAAMHQLKQLLVAPEDYFTEYYYVGSEPLDGFGERVDVLITTRGLVTSRWYFSKADGHLIGFDTAVAEDADPCEIRFQGEASFGAYRLPQSFTVRHADEIVGEFVIEDVRL